One Salminus brasiliensis chromosome 5, fSalBra1.hap2, whole genome shotgun sequence DNA segment encodes these proteins:
- the mlf2 gene encoding myeloid leukemia factor 2 isoform X1 — translation MFRYLDDVDDSPYMMDPFAVHRHQMRSLFGPFGFEPFPLAPQIQSPRTHLQPQAGALTPFGMMGMGGGFMDMFGMMGEMMENMERMSGSPSCQTYSSSTVISYSSTDCGAPKVYQQTSEVRTAPGGIRETRQSLRDSESGMERMSIGHHIGDRAHVMERSRNRRTGDREDRQDFINLEESDAAAFDEEWRREVGRYAPPNVRGLDYGRDRRMGAGQLALTAPPNSSSPAPRHESPRHPPRPRYDW, via the exons ATGTTTCGCTATTTGGATGACGTTGATGACAGCCCGTACATGAT GGATCCGTTCGCAGTACACCGGCACCAGATGAGGAGCTTGTTTGGCCCCTTTGGCTTTGAGCCTTTTCCCCTGGCCCCTCAGATCCAGTCTCCACGAACACACCTGCAG ccaCAGGCTGGAGCTTTGACACCTTTTGGCATGATGGGAATG GGTGGTGGCTTCATGGACATGTTTGGGATGATGGGCGAGATGATGGAGAACATG GAGAGGATGTCTGGTTCTCCAAGCTGTCAGACCTACTCCTCCTCCACAGTCATCTCCTACTCCTCCACCGACTGTGGAGCACCCAAAGTCTACCAGCAGACCAGCGAAGTGCGCACCGCTCCTGGAGGG ATCAGAGAGACGCGTCAGTCTCTCCGCGACAGTGAGAGTGGTATGGAACGGATGTCTATCGGCCACCACATTGGAGACAGAGCTCATGTGATGGAGCGCTCCAGAAACCGCCGCACAGGTGACCGAGAGGACAGGCAGGACTTCATCAACCTGGAGGAGA GTGATGCTGCAGCATTTGACGAGGAGTGGAGGAGGGAGGTGGGGCGATATGCACCTCCTAATGTCCGTGGGTTGGATTATGGGCGGGACCGCAGAATGGGGGCAGGGCAGCTGGCCTTGACGGCAcccccaaactcctcctctccaGCACCCCGTCACGAGTCACCCCGACATCCTCCTCGCCCTCGTTACGACTG GTGA
- the mlf2 gene encoding myeloid leukemia factor 2 isoform X2 has translation MFRYLDDVDDSPYMMDPFAVHRHQMRSLFGPFGFEPFPLAPQIQSPRTHLQPQAGALTPFGMMGMGGGFMDMFGMMGEMMENMERMSGSPSCQTYSSSTVISYSSTDCGAPKVYQQTSEVRTAPGGIRETRQSLRDSESGMERMSIGHHIGDRAHVMERSRNRRTGDREDRQDFINLEESDAAAFDEEWRREVGRYAPPNVRGLDYGRDRRMGAGQLALTAPPNSSSPAPRHESPRHPPRPRYDW, from the exons ATGTTTCGCTATTTGGATGACGTTGATGACAGCCCGTACATGAT GGATCCGTTCGCAGTACACCGGCACCAGATGAGGAGCTTGTTTGGCCCCTTTGGCTTTGAGCCTTTTCCCCTGGCCCCTCAGATCCAGTCTCCACGAACACACCTGCAG ccaCAGGCTGGAGCTTTGACACCTTTTGGCATGATGGGAATG GGTGGTGGCTTCATGGACATGTTTGGGATGATGGGCGAGATGATGGAGAACATG GAGAGGATGTCTGGTTCTCCAAGCTGTCAGACCTACTCCTCCTCCACAGTCATCTCCTACTCCTCCACCGACTGTGGAGCACCCAAAGTCTACCAGCAGACCAGCGAAGTGCGCACCGCTCCTGGAGGG ATCAGAGAGACGCGTCAGTCTCTCCGCGACAGTGAGAGTGGTATGGAACGGATGTCTATCGGCCACCACATTGGAGACAGAGCTCATGTGATGGAGCGCTCCAGAAACCGCCGCACAGGTGACCGAGAGGACAGGCAGGACTTCATCAACCTGGAGGAGA GTGATGCTGCAGCATTTGACGAGGAGTGGAGGAGGGAGGTGGGGCGATATGCACCTCCTAATGTCCGTGGGTTGGATTATGGGCGGGACCGCAGAATGGGGGCAGGGCAGCTGGCCTTGACGGCAcccccaaactcctcctctccaGCACCCCGTCACGAGTCACCCCGACATCCTCCTCGCCCTCGTTACGACTGGTGA
- the cdc42l gene encoding cell division cycle 42, like, protein MQTIKCVVVGDGAVGKTCLLISYTTNKFPSEYVPTVFDNYAVTVMIGGEPYTLGLFDTAGQEDYDRLRPLSYPQTDVFLVCFSVVSPSSFENVKEKWVPEISHHCPRTPFLLVGTQVDLRDDSNTVEKLAKNKQRPLSPESGDKLARDLRAVKYVECSALTQRGLKNVFDEAILAALEPPETKPKKRCALL, encoded by the exons ATGCAGACAATAAAGTGTGTGGTGGTCGGGGATGGAGCTGTTGGGAAAACCTGCCTCCTCATTTCCTACACGACCAACAAATTCCCTTCAGAATATGTTCCTACG gTGTTTGACAATTATGCCGTCACTGTTATGATCGGAGGGGAACCCTACACACTGGGCCTTTTTGACACAGCAG gtCAGGAGGATTACGACAGACTGCGGCCACTCAGCTACCCTCAGACAGACGTCTTTCTGGTCTGCTTCTCCGTCGTCTCGCCCTCCTCCTTCGAGAATGTCAAAGAGAAG TGGGTGCCGGAGATCTCCCATCATTGTCCTCGTACTCCGTTTCTGCTGGTGGGCACCCAGGTGGATTTGAGAGATGACAGTAATACTGTGGAGAAGCTAGCCAAGAACAAGCAGCGCCCCCTATCACCAGAGAGTGGAGACAAGCTGGCTAGAGACCTCCGAGCCGTCAAATATGTGGAGTGCTCCGCTCTCACGCAG CGAGGCCTGAAGAACGTGTTTGACGAGGCCATCCTGGCAGCCCTGGAGCCTCCAGAGACCAAACCCAAGAAGCGCTGTGCTCTGCTGTAG
- the wnt4b gene encoding wingless-type MMTV integration site family, member 4b yields the protein MPTVSSVNHTGRLLLLLLWTTHLSMATNWLSLARLPRSRPISGDGPCGRLRGLSAGQVGVCRARGEVMESVRKAAEMVIEECQHQFRNRRWNCSTTPRGINVFGRVMNQGTREAAFVHALSSAAVAVAVTRGCSRGELERCGCDRKVRGVSPEGFQWSGCSDNLSYGVAFSQTFVDEPERAKGTSSGRPLMNVHNNEAGRKAILHNMQVECKCHGVSGSCELRTCWKVMPPFRRVGAVLKERFDGATEVRLTRVGSRTALLPKDPQVKPPAARDLVYLSASPDFCRLDPENGIPGTAGRRCNGTSRLAPDGCELVCCGPGFRAGRAEVIQRCSCKFSWCCSVRCQQCKNTVLIHTCRE from the exons ATGCCAACTGTCTCCTCTGTGAATCACACGGGACGACTCCTCCTGCTGTTGCTATGGACAACCCACCTCTCCATGGCGACCAACTGGCT ttctCTGGCCCGGTTGCCACGATCTCGTCCGATATCGGGAGACGGGCCATGTGGGCGTCTGAGGGGGCTTTCTGCAGGACAGGTGGGGGTGTGCCGGGCGCGGGGGGAGGTGATGGAGTCCGTGAGAAAAGCTGCAGAGATGGTCATCGAGGAG TGTCAGCACCAGTTCAGGAACCGCCGCTGGAACTGCTCCACTACGCCTCGTGGCATTAATGTGTTTGGCCGCGTGATGAACCAAG GGACGCGAGAGGCAGCCTTCGTCCACGCTCTCTCCTCCGCGGCGGTGGCTGTGGCAGTGACACGAGGCTGCAGCCGGGGGGAGCTGGAGAGGTGCGGCTGTGACCGAAAGGTTAGAGGGGTCAGTCCCGAGG GGTTCCAGTGGTCTGGCTGTTCAGATAATCTGTCCTACGGCGTGGCTTTCTCGCAGACATTCGTGGATGAGCCAGAGCGTGCGAAAGGCACGTCGTCAGGGCGTCCACTAATGAACGTCCACAATAACGAAGCAGGACGCAAG GCTATACTCCACAATATGCAGGTTGAGTGCAAGTGCCATGGTGTGTCAGGCTCCTGTGAGCTCAGAACCTGCTGGAAGGTCATGCCCCCCTTTCGCCGGGTTGGTGCTGTGCTGAAGGAGCGCTTTGATGGAGCCACAGAG GTTCGTCTGACACGAGTGGGCTCTCGCACAGCTCTGCTGCCGAAGGATCCCCAGGTTAAGCCGCCGGCTGCACGTGACCTTGTGTACTTGTCCGCCTCTCCGGATTTCTGCCGCCTAGACCCTGAAAATGGCATCCCAGGCACAGCCGGCCGCCGCTGCAACG GGACATCGCGGCTGGCACCGGACGGCTGTGAGCTGGTGTGCTGTGGGCCAGGTTTCCGGGCTGGAAGGGCAGAGGTGATCCAGCGCTGCTCCTGCAAGTTCTCTTGGTGCTGCTCAGTCCGGTGCCAACAGTGCAAAAACACTGTGCTCATTCACACCTGCAGAGagtga